TCTTCGTGTCCCGACGCCCAATACCATGAGCCTCGTACCAGTGTAACTCCGCGCGACCCACGCTGCCATCCGGCAGCTCCACCAATGCGATCCCCTTGAGTTTTCGCCACCGACCCTTGCCATAAAGTTTCCGCAGTTTGCCAAGGATACGAAGAGACCCACCTGATGCGATCTCCTCGATGTCGGTGATCGTCCCACGGAGCTTGAAGTCCATTCAGCTCGTTGTTTCCTTATCGCGTCCAGTCGAGATAATCCCTGGATCGAGTGGCGAGGCCAGTGTCGGAATCCCGGACCGAAATAATCCGATTGGGACACGTTAGGTGCAGCACACCATTCATTCGTATAGCTCTCTTCTGAGACAAGACGAAAAAGCCTCGGCTAAACCTCCCTCGGTCGGGGAGGCCCGATTCAGCGCTGCGGCGAGACCGTCATCGGAATCCCAGAAGGCACGCCGTTGTTGACGACGGGAGCTCCTCGTAAAGCGCGATTCGCAGACTCGAGGCGAATGCTCGGACGAGCTCGCCCTCCTCGAGGCAGAAGGCACCCCGGAAGTCCGGCCGTCGCTCGAGATAACGCCGGGTGAACGTCTCGAGGACCAGGGCCCCACCCGGTCGCAGAGCCTTCACCATGGCCGGCCACAGAGATCGATCGAGAAAGCGGACGCAGACGACGGCGTCGTAACGGTGAGGGGGCAAGGGAAAGCGGGTGACGTCGCACGCGAGCCTCCGGACGGCCGGGTGGCTCAGCTTAGATAGTGCCGCGACACTCCAATCGAGGGCGTCCACGGCGAAGTCATTCTCCGCGAGAAGCCGAGCATTGGCTCCCGACCCGCAGGCCACGTCCAGGGCTCGGCCGCGGCGAAGCATGGGGAGCACTTTCCGCAGGAAGGGTGATGGCTCGGCGGGGGCATCGAAGTCCCCGTGCCTTCGTTCCCAGCGCTTGCGGTCCGACATGGGCTGGCGAGAAGATCGCGTGATGGCGGACATCCTACAGGATTTCCGGTCGGGATATCGCTGGATGAGGAAGCGGCCCGGCCTCGCTTGCATCTCAGTAGTGAGTCTCGCGCTCGGCATCGGCGCCAACGTGGCGGTCTTCAGCGTCGCCGACGCGCTCTTGTTTCGGCCCTTTCGCATCGCCGAGCCGCACGATCTCATGGCGATCCGCTCCCGCAGCTCCGAAGGCGTTCGCCCGGTCTCGGCGCCGGACTACCGGGACATGAGGGACGCGCAGCAAGTGTTCCTCGATCTGGCTGCTTTCGCCGACTTCACCTTCAGCGTGCGCACGCACCAGCAGACCGAACGCCTCCAGGGAGAGCTCGTATCCGCCACGTACTTCGACGTGCTCGGCGTCATTCCTCGCCCAGGACGTGGATTCTCCCGCGAGGAAGACGAGGCGCCGAGTCCCGTCGTGGTGATCAGTCAGCGGCTCTTTCGCCGCCGGTTCGGTGAGGACGAGAACGTTCTCGGCAAGACGATCCGGGTCAACGGGCAGGAGCTGACTGTGGTCGGCATCGCTCCCGAGGGCTTTCGTGGCATCACGCTCCCGCGGCAGATCGACCTCTGGATACCTTTATCCATGATCGATTCGCTCTGGCCCCGGGTTACCGAGTTTTTCGAGAAGCGGGATCAGCCCGGCGTCAACGTCGTGGGGCGTCTCCGAGAGGCCACGAGCCTCGACCAGGCCGACGCGGCGATGAAGGCACTCGCGGGCGCTCTCGAGCGAGCCCATCCAGACACCAACCAGGGTACGACCGCTGAAGTCGTTCCCTTCGGCGAAACGCGACTCTCCGAGAGGGCCCGAGTGGTCTCCTATCTGGGTGTTCTTCTTGGTGTCGCCGGCGTCGTGCTCCTGATTGCCAGCGCCAACGTCGCGGGCCTGAGGCTCGCCGATCTTTCTTCGCGAGGAGGGGAGCTCGGGATGCGCCGGGCGCTGGGAGCGGCGCGCT
Above is a genomic segment from Vicinamibacteria bacterium containing:
- a CDS encoding class I SAM-dependent methyltransferase produces the protein MSDRKRWERRHGDFDAPAEPSPFLRKVLPMLRRGRALDVACGSGANARLLAENDFAVDALDWSVAALSKLSHPAVRRLACDVTRFPLPPHRYDAVVCVRFLDRSLWPAMVKALRPGGALVLETFTRRYLERRPDFRGAFCLEEGELVRAFASSLRIALYEELPSSTTACLLGFR